A section of the Drosophila subobscura isolate 14011-0131.10 chromosome A, UCBerk_Dsub_1.0, whole genome shotgun sequence genome encodes:
- the LOC117892322 gene encoding transmembrane protein 198, with the protein MRVGADVVYDGHDYGSDDAMGSPLDWPFLIKGILENQTCTPTAPDTLAAILWAIFAVFGIVYALLGYRCLRAVGFLSGLMVGANGIFILQDFQITFLGKPADSALAIVAGLLGAVLGSTYPVASVLISAFAGALLSGAAMAVCVATMPDNEFGYREIYVAVVGGAVICSVLTLCCVKYVTILTSSIVGTAMIIGAIDFFMHGLETINWILNMRPHPLPPPCYGGLLIAAWPVTIVLSIMVQCFITAWRVDHRKRVYMRHHNHPNHPHATHLPHSQQQAGPGHAHAPVRRSQSRTRETREEARQRKFRYLYQVRTARGDIISQNFVSALQKRIQLSGTDTPSERSIKTSSNERNTFRSDRTHFTTIHDPDSELCDKIEIVRDIG; encoded by the exons ATGAGGGTGGGGGCGGATGTGGTCTACGATGGCCACGACTATGGCAGTGATGATGCCATGGGCAGTCCCCTGGACTGGCCATTTCTGATAAAG GGCATCTTGGAGAACCAGACATGTACCCCAACCGCACCGGATACCCTGGCAGCCATACTTTGGGCCATATTCGCGGTTTTCGGTATCGTTTACGCCCTGCTCGGCTACCGCTGCCTTCGGGCAGTGGGCTTCCTAAGCGGACTAATGGTGGGTGCCAATGGGATATTCATACTCCAGGACTTCCAGATCACATTCCTCGGCAAGCCGGCAGACTCGGCATTGGCCATTGTGGCCGGACTGCTGGGCGCCGTACTCGGCTCCACATATCCGGTTGCCTCGGTACTGATCAGTGCCTTTGCCGGAGCCCTTTTGTCCGGTGCCGCAATGGCCGTTTGTGTGGCCACAATGCCGGACAACGAATTTGGG TACCGTGAAATATATGTGGCCGTGGTGGGTGGCGCTGTCATCTGCTCGGTGCTCACTCTGTGCTGTGTCAAATACGTTACTATACTCACCTCCAGCATTGTGGGCACGGCCATGATCATTGGAGCCATCGACTTCTTCATGCACGGCCTGGAGACGATAAACTGG ATACTCAACATGAGGCCGCATccgttgccgccgccgtgCTATGGCGGCCTCCTGATTGCCGCCTGGCCCGTGACCATCGTGCTCAGCATCATGGTGCAGTGCTTCATAACTGCCTGGCGGGTGGATCATCGCAAGCGTGTATACATGCGGCACCACAATCATCCCAACCATCCCCATGCTACGCACTTGccgcacagccagcagcaggccggaCCGGGCCACGCCCATGCACCCGTAAGGCGCTCACAATCGCGCACTCGCGAGACACGCGAGGAGGCCAGACAGCGCAAGTTCCGCTACCTGTACCAGGTGCGAACGGCACGGGGCGACATCATATCACAG AACTTTGTGTCAGCCCTGCAGAAGCGCATTCAGCTAAGTGGCACAGATACGCCATCGGAGCGGTCGATCAAGACCAGCTCGAACGAGCGGAACACCTTCAGAAGCGACCGCACCCACTTCACCACCATCCACGACCCGGACTCGGAGCTGTGCGATAAGATCGAAATTGTCCGTGACATTGGATAA
- the LOC117894197 gene encoding AP-1 complex subunit beta-1 yields the protein MTDSKYFTTTKKGEIFELKSELNNDKKEKKKEAVKKVIASMTVGKDVSALFPDVVNCMQTDNLELKKLVYLYLMNYAKSQPDMAIMAVNTFVKDCEDSNPLIRALAVRTMGCIRVDKITEYLCEPLRKCLKDEDPYVRKTAAVCVAKLYDISATMVEDQGFLDQLKDLLSDSNPMVVANAVAALSEINEASQSGQPLVEMNSVTINKLLTALNECTEWGQVFILDSLANYSPKDEREAQSICERITPRLAHANAAVVLSAVKVLMKLLEMLSSDSDFCATLTKKLAPPLVTLLSSEPEVQYVALRNINLIVQKRPDILKHEMKVFFVKYNDPIYVKLEKLDIMIRLANQSNIAQVLSELKEYATEVDVDFVRKAVRAIGRCAIKVEPSAERCVSTLLDLIQTKVNYVVQEAIVVIKDIFRKYPNKYESIISTLCENLDTLDEPEARASMVWIIGEYAERIDNADELLDSFLEGFQDENAQVQLQLLTAVVKLFLKRPSDTQELVQHVLSLATQDSDNPDLRDRGFIYWRLLSTDPAAAKEVVLADKPLISEETDLLEPTLLDELICHISSLASVYHKPPTAFVEGRGAGVRKSLPNRTAGTGASSGAGDQQETGAGSEAMVIPNQESLIGDLLSMDINAPAMPAAPTATSNVDLLGGGLDILLGGPPAEPAPGGASSLLGDIFGLAGTSLSVGVQIPKVTWLPAEKGKGLEIQGTFSRRNGEVFMDMTLTNKAMQPMTNFAIQLNKNSFGLSPASPLQAVPLPPNQSAEVSLALGTNGPIQRMEPLNNLQVAVKNNIDIFYFACLVHGNVLFAEDGQLDKRVFLNTWKEIPAANELQYSLSGVIGTTDGIASKMTTNNIFTIAKRNVEGQDMLYQSLRLTNNIWVLLELKLQPGNPDATLSLKSRSVEVANIIFAAYEAIIRSP from the exons ATGACCGATTCAAAGTATTTCACAACCACCAAAAAGGGCGAAATTTTCGAGCTCAAGTCCGAGCTGAACAATgacaagaaggagaagaagaaggaggctGTGAAGAAGGTTATTGCCAGCATGACCGTCGGCAAGGATGTGTCTGCCCTCTTTCCGGATGTCGTCAACTGCATGCAGACCGATAATCTGGAGCTGAAGAAGCTGGTCTACTTGTATCTGATGAACTATGCCAAGTCACAGCCGGACATGGCCATCATGGCGGTGAATACATTCGTGAAGGATTGCGAGGACTCCAATCCGCTGATCCGTGCCCTGGCCGTGCGCACCATGGGCTGCATACGGGTGGACAAGATAACCGAATATCTGTGCGAGCCGCTGCGTAAATGTCTGAAGGATGAGGATCCGTATGTGCGCAAAACGGCGGCTGTCTGCGTGGCGAAGCTGTACGATATATCGGCTACCATGGTGGAGGACCAGGGATTCCTCGATCAGCTGAAGGACCTGCTCTCCGACTCCAATCCGATGGTCGTGGCCAATGCAGTGGCTGCCCTCAGCGAAATCAACGAGGCCAGCCAGTCGGGACAGCCGCTGGTAGAGATGAACTCAGTGACCATTAACAAGCTGCTGACGGCGCTCAACGAGTGCACAGAGTGGGGCCAGGTCTTCATTCTGGACTCCCTGGCCAACTACAGCCCCAAAGACGAGCGCGAGGCGCAGTCGATCTGTGAGCGAATCACGCCCCGTTTAGCCCATGCGAACGCTGCCGTGGTTCTCAGTGCCGTCAAGGTGCTGATGAAACTACTCGAGATGCTCTCCAGCGACAGTGACTTCTGTGCGACGCTCACTAAGAAGCTGGCCCCGCCCCTGGTGACGCTGCTTTCCTCGGAACCAGAGGTCCAGTACGTGGCTCTGCGCAACATCAATCTAATTGTCCAGAAGCGTCCCGACATCCTCAAGCATGAGATGAAGGTGTTCTTTGTGAAGTACAACGATCCCATCTACGTGAAGCTCGAGAAGTTGGACATTATGATCCGTTTGGCCAACCAGAGCAACATTGCCCAAGTGCTCAGCGAATTGAAGGAGTACGCCACCGAGGTGGATGTCGATTTTGTGCGCAAAGCGGTGCGCGCCATCGGTCGTTGTGCCATCAAGGTGGAACCATCGGCAGAGCGCTGTGTCTCCACTCTGCTGGATCTCATTCAGACCAAGGTCAACTATGTGGTACAGGAAGCCATTGTTGTCATCAAGGACATCTTCCGCAAGTATCCCAACAAGTACGAGAGCATTATCAGCACCTTGTGCGAGAATCTGGACACCTTGGATGAGCCGGAGGCGCGCGCCTCAATGGTCTGGATCATTGGCGAGTATGCCGAGCGCATTGATAACGCAGACGAGCTGCTCGACAGCTTCCTCGAGGGCTTCCAG GATGAGAATGCccaagtgcagctgcagctgctgacgGCTGTGGTGAAGCTCTTCCTTAAGCGGCCATCAGATACCCAAGAGCTGGTGCAGCACGTCCTCTCGCTGGCCACCCAGGATTCGGACAATCCCGATTTGCGCGATCGTGGCTTCATTTACTGGCGTCTACTCTCCACGGACCCGGCCGCCGCCAAGGAAGTTGTGCTGGCGGACAAGCCTCTCATCTCAGAGGAAACGGATCTGCTGGAGCCGACGCTGCTGGATGAGCTCATCTGTCACATCAGCTCGCTGGCCAGCGTGTACCACAAGCCGCCAACAGCCTTTGTGGAGGGACGCGGTGCTGGCGTGCGTAAATCTCTGCCCAACCGCACGGCCGGTACCGGTGCCAGTAGCGGGGCAGGAGATCAGCAAGAGACGGGAGCCGGATCGGAGGCCATGGTCATTCCCAATCAGGAGTCGCTGATCGGGGATCTGCTGTCCATGGACATCAATGCTCCAGCCATGCCCGCCGCCCCAACTGCCACAAGCAATGTGGATCTGCTGGGCGGTGGCCTGGACATACTGCTCGGTGGCCCACCAGCTGAACCGGCACCGGGCGGCGCCTCCAGCCTGCTGGGTGACATCTTCGGCCTGGCCGGCACCTCCCTTTCTGTGGGCGTACAAATCCCGAAAGTCACGTGGCTGCCAGCGGAGAAGGGCAAGGGACTGGAGATCCAGGGCACCTTCTCCCGCCGCAACGGCGAAGTCTTCATGGACATGACGCTCACCAACAAAGCCATGCAGCCAATGACCAACTTTGCCATCCAGCTGAACAAGAATAGCTTCGGCCTGTCGCCAGCATCGCCGCTGCAAGCGGTGCCCTTGCCCCCCAACCAGAGCGCCGAGGTGAGCCTCGCCCTGGGCACCAACGGACCCATTCAGCGCATGGAGCCGCTGAATAACCTTCAGGTGGCGGTGAAGAACAACATTGACATCTTCTATTTCGCCTGCCTGGTGCATGGCAATGTGCTGTTCGCCGAGGACGGACAGCTGGACAAGAGGGTCTTCCTGAACACCTGGAAGGAGATACCGGCCGCCAACGAGCTGCAGTACAGCCTGAGCGGAGTCATTGGCACCACCGACGGCATCGCCTCCAAGATGACCACCAACAACATCTTCACCATTGCCAAGCGCAATGTCGAGGGCCAGGACATGCTCTACCAGTCGCTGAGGCTGACGAACAACATTtgggtgctgctggagctAAAGCTGCAGCCGGGCAATCCCGATGCAACGCTCAGCCTCAAGTCACGCTCCGTGGAGGTGGCCAACATCATTTTCGCCGCCTACGAGGCCATCATTCGTTCGCCTTAA
- the LOC117889624 gene encoding ribosome biogenesis protein NOP53 — protein sequence MTAVEPGTKKKRISKKNKSAWRKTDIQDVEQFLEDQRQEERVGTFTEKQDEDLFVLDSSPLKAKTTTVLSIKQKRKLNAKKPMRTFQPMENTSKVEDPIVKRNHVKQKKNGRNIELEVCNPTKPRHRQANSDRGQYYVKMEQRLADKKAKKTNFETDIWEDVDFRDKIPGLKDEKGWISRDLALHIAGNVGKKLVKTHASMHHKTIKGKKFVAPHPGMSYNPTLQAHEQLLSQVVEREEGIIQKEKHLKRVTTSMFSKVTPEQRDERRLMEMSAGLDEDEKEEESEQEESQEADSSDKAYRTINAAVERDAKKSKQARRKELKQKELQRKTELKKKLKQQTADLIRIKSIRHELDDEAEDLNDLKKRRKQRAEKKKFEPKRLGRHKFEEPDVDVNMPEDLAGNLRNVKPESNLLKDRFHLLQKNNMLPTTVAVNRKKSKVKRFERNTHKDPGTSYQDLADRRRAAAKAAKQTKDTIKI from the exons ATGACTGCCGTTGAGCCCGGAACGAAAAAGAAGCGCATTtcgaagaaaaacaaatctGCCTGGCGCAAGACAGACATACAAGATGTAGAGCAGTTCCTCGAGGATCAGCGCCAGGAGGAGCGCGTTGG CACCTTCACAGAAAAGCAGGATGAGGATCTATTCGTGCTGGACTCCTCACCACTGAAGGCGAAGACCACTACTGTGCTGAGCATTAAGCAGAAGAGAAAGCTGAATGCCAAGAAGCCCATGCGCACATTCCAGCCAATGGAGAACACATCCAAAGTGGAGGATCCCATTGTCAAGCG CAATCATgtaaagcaaaagaagaatGGACGCAATATCGAGTTGGAGGTGTGCAATCCCACCAAGCCACGCCATCGACAGGCCAACAGCGATCGGGGCCAGTACTATGTGAAGATGGAGCAGCGCCTGGCCGACAAGAAGGCAAAGAAAACCAACTTTGAGACCGACATTTGGGAGGACGTAGACTTCCGTGACAAGATACCCGGCTTGAAGGACGAGAAGGGCTGGATCAGCCGCGATCTGGCCCTCCACATAGCCGGCAATGTGGGCAAAAAGCTGGTCAAGACACACGCCAGCATGCACCACAAGACCATCAAGGGCAAGAAGTTCGTCGCTCCACATCCGGGCATGAGCTACAATCCAACACTGCAGGCGcacgagcagctgctgtcgcAGGTCGTGGAGCGCGAGGAGGGCATCATCCAGAAGGAGAAGCATCTGAAGCGCGTCACCACCAGCATGTTTAGCAAAGTCACACCCGAGCAGCGCGACGAACGCCGCCTGATGGAGATGAGTGCGGGCTTGGATGAAGATGAGAAAGAGGAGGAATCCGAGCAGGAGGAATCCCAAGAGGCAGACTCGTCCGATAAGGCATACCGCACCATCAATGCCGCCGTGGAGAGAGACGCAAAGAAGAGCAAACAGGCACGTCGCAAGGAGCtcaagcagaaggagctgcagcgcaaAACGGAGCTCAAAAAGAAGCTCAAGCAACAGACAGCAGATCTAATCCG CATCAAATCGATTCGCCATGAACTGGATGACGAGGCGGAGGACCTAAATGACCTGAAGAAGCGTCGCAAGCAGCGGGCGGAGAAAAAGAAATTCGAGCCGAAGCGCCTGGGGCGGCACAAGTTCGAGGAGCCCGATGTGGATGTGAATATGCCCGAGGATCTGGCCGGCAATTTGCGCAACGTGAAACCGGAGAGCAATCTGCTGAAGGATCGCTTCCATCTGCTGCAGAAGAACAACATGCTGCCCACAACGGTGGCCGTCAACCGCAAGAAGTCCAAGGTGAAACGCTTCGAGCGCAACACCCACAAGGATCCGGGCACCAGCTACCAGGACCTGGCGGATCGTCGTCGAGCAGCCGCCAAGGCGGCCAAGCAGACCAAGGATACCATTAAAATCTAA